The following proteins are encoded in a genomic region of Vicugna pacos chromosome 16, VicPac4, whole genome shotgun sequence:
- the LOC140686368 gene encoding testis-expressed protein 19.2-like: MCAPVSLRHEAEGMSYLHASWVYQLQHGDQLRVCFACFKAAFLDFKEFLEEEDWEDEDWNPELVVHMGAGSELGASPGVGPGWGQAQGGPAQGGAVAWGPGPLGAGPVGYEEVGLDHYFVPTELEPQNAVPLGLGPEDADWVQGLPWRLGRLPTCSHWPRSSLPWQGILRVDLPPGAPMVLELGTTQAVDAAEAEAWLLGLQVICMVGCSDAIYFRKMKPTRALRTPGQRWKLVLEPSELWVVRLQDAPQVQDLHRWQLSILESSPPAGNEELVPADSALLKRGFSILSFSPWAQREAEEGDSAPGPQPSSRGGGPGPSGPGGPGEGLAVPGASAPGELPCFQPFGPGPQN; this comes from the coding sequence ATGTGCGCCCCGGTCAGCCTGCGGCATGAGGCGGAGGGCATGTCCTATCTGCACGCGTCCTGGGTGTATCAGCTTCAACATGGCGACCAGCTGAGGGTTTGCTTCGCTTGCTTCAAGGCTGCCTTTCTGGACTTTAAAGAGtttttggaggaggaggactgGGAAGATGAAGACTGGAACCCTGAGCTGGTGGTGCACATGGGGGCGGGGTCTGAGCTGGGGGCATCCCCGGGGGTGGGGCCCGGctgggggcaggcccaagggGGGCCTGCCCAGGGCGGGGCCGTGGCCTGGGGGCCGGGCCCCCTGGGGGCAGGCCCTGTGGGGTACGAGGAGGTGGGCCTGGACCATTACTTCGTGCCCACCGAGCTGGAGCCTCAGAACGCGGTGCCCCTGGGCCTGGGTCCCGAGGACGCTGACTGGGTCCAGGGCCTCCCCTGGAGACTCGGGAGGCTTCCGACCTGCTCGCACTGGCCACGCTCCTCTCTTCCCTGGCAGGGGATTCTCAGAGTGGACCTGCCCCCAGGGGCGCCCATGGTCCTGGAGCTGGGCACCACCCAGGCCGTGGACGCTGCTGAGGCCGAGGCCTGGTTGCTGGGCCTGCAGGTCATCTGTATGGTGGGCTGCTCCGATGCCATCTACTTCCGCAAGATGAAGCCGACACGGGCCCTGAGGACCCCAGGCCAGCGTTGGAAGCTGGTGCTGGAGCCCAGCGAGCTGTGGGTGGTGAGACTCCAAGACGCACCCCAGGTGCAGGACCTGCACCGGTGGCAGCTCAGTATTCTGGAATCCTCTCCTCCGGCGGGGAATGAAGAGCTGGTCCCTGCAGACTCAGCCCTGCTTAAAAGGGGATTCTCCATCCTCTCTTTCTCACCCTGGGCCcaaagggaggcagaggagggggacTCAGCACCTGGGCCACAGCCCTCCAGCCGGGGAGGGGGCCCGGGCCCCAGCGGGCCtggagggcctggggagggcCTGGCCGTCCCGGGAGCCTCAGCCCCGGGGGAGCTGCCGTGTTTCCAGCCCTTCGGCCCAGGGCCCCAGAACTGA